One genomic region from Labeo rohita strain BAU-BD-2019 chromosome 7, IGBB_LRoh.1.0, whole genome shotgun sequence encodes:
- the gtf2a2 gene encoding transcription initiation factor IIA subunit 2, with amino-acid sequence MAYQLYRNTTLGNSLQESLDELIQTQQITPQLALQVLLQFDKAINTALANRVRNRVNFRGSLNTYRFCDNVWTFVLNDVEFREVTDLVKVDKVKIVACDGKNTGSNAAE; translated from the exons ATGGCATATCAACTCTACCGAAACACGACACTCGGGAACAGCCTACAGGAGAGTCTTGATGAACTTATTCAG ACTCAACAGATCACACCACAATTAGCCCTCCAAGTCCTTTTACAGTTTGATAAAGCCATCAACACAGCACTGGCCAACCGGGTCCGCAACAGGGTCAATTTTAGG GGATCTCTGAACACGTACAGATTCTGTGATAACGTCTGGACGTTTGTTTTAAATGACGTTGAGTTCCGGGAGGTGACGGATCTGGTCAAGGTGGAcaaagtaaaaattgtagcatGTGATGGCAAAA ACACTGGGTCTAATGCAGCTGAGTGA